Proteins encoded together in one Gemmatimonadota bacterium window:
- a CDS encoding NAD(+)/NADH kinase — MPERSSPFRRIGVVGQAGSPGLDSALADVRRFAQRHGLALLAEERLGIHGAGEFRAGAVDLLLTFGGDGTLLRGARMVAPHHTPVLGINLGFLGFLTSITPAELDESLEAVLAGDFWVDTRFTLEARVVDRQGVPGSSYLALNDAVLHKGGFARIIRLAVYVGEEREEVGAYSADGIILATPTGSTAYSLSASGPIVVPTVDCILATPICPHTLAVRPLVVPATTAITVQVLTDSEELVLTVDGQEGEALRPGDQLVVRRGEATVPLVRFSGQSFFSTLRRKLHWGIERAPGG, encoded by the coding sequence ATGCCGGAGCGAAGCTCGCCATTCCGGCGCATCGGCGTCGTGGGGCAGGCCGGCTCACCCGGCCTTGACTCCGCTCTCGCCGACGTGCGACGCTTTGCCCAGCGTCACGGCCTCGCGCTCCTGGCGGAGGAGCGCCTCGGCATCCACGGCGCCGGCGAGTTCCGCGCGGGCGCTGTGGACCTGCTGCTCACCTTTGGCGGCGACGGCACACTCCTGCGTGGCGCCCGCATGGTGGCGCCCCACCACACTCCCGTGCTGGGCATCAACCTCGGGTTCCTCGGCTTCCTCACCTCCATTACGCCGGCCGAGCTGGATGAGAGTCTCGAGGCCGTGCTGGCCGGCGACTTCTGGGTGGACACGCGCTTCACGCTCGAGGCGCGGGTCGTCGACCGACAGGGCGTGCCTGGATCGAGCTATCTGGCGTTGAATGACGCAGTACTCCACAAGGGCGGGTTTGCTCGCATCATCCGGTTGGCCGTCTACGTCGGCGAAGAGCGCGAGGAGGTGGGCGCCTACAGCGCCGACGGCATCATCCTGGCTACGCCCACCGGCTCGACCGCGTATTCCTTATCCGCCTCCGGCCCCATTGTCGTGCCTACGGTGGACTGCATCCTGGCGACGCCGATCTGCCCCCATACCCTGGCCGTTCGCCCCCTGGTCGTGCCTGCTACCACTGCCATCACGGTCCAGGTGCTGACGGACAGCGAAGAGCTGGTCCTGACCGTGGACGGGCAGGAGGGTGAAGCGCTGCGGCCGGGCGATCAACTGGTGGTGCGCCGCGGCGAGGCCACGGTCCCGCTGGTCCGCTTTTCCGGGCAGAGCTTCTTTTCCACGCTACGCCGCAAGCTGCACTGGGGTATCGAGCGCGCCCCGGGGGGTTAA
- a CDS encoding polyprenyl synthetase family protein, with protein sequence MKVAGDVFDLTAYLRAERRGVEAALSRLSATLLAGVPATLREPLRYALEAGGKRLRPILCVAAYRAVAARPRRAIYDVACGLELVHTYSLMHDDLPCMDDDDLRRGRPTTHRVYGEARATLAGAALIPLACAIVEQGGRALGLGASARAELVRELCAAAGAQGMVGGQLLDLEGEGRQVGIPRLEEIHRRKTGALLTAALRVGGLAGRGQSGQIRALTAYGRAVGLAFQVTDDILDVTGRSAVLGKTAGRDEELAKSTFPAQLGVGEARRRARAEAEAGIAALRRAGIATPELEALARYAVERDR encoded by the coding sequence GTGAAGGTCGCGGGCGACGTTTTCGACCTGACTGCCTACCTCCGCGCGGAGCGGCGCGGCGTCGAAGCCGCGCTCTCCCGCCTTTCCGCCACCCTGCTGGCCGGCGTACCTGCAACCCTGAGGGAGCCACTCCGCTACGCGTTGGAGGCCGGCGGCAAACGGCTGCGCCCGATCCTGTGCGTCGCGGCCTACCGCGCTGTGGCGGCGCGACCCCGGCGTGCGATTTATGACGTCGCCTGCGGCCTCGAGCTGGTACACACCTACTCCCTGATGCACGACGACCTCCCCTGCATGGACGATGATGACCTGCGCCGCGGCCGGCCGACCACGCACCGCGTCTACGGCGAAGCTCGGGCCACCCTGGCCGGCGCCGCACTCATTCCGCTCGCCTGCGCCATCGTGGAGCAGGGTGGGCGAGCCCTAGGGCTGGGAGCGTCCGCACGCGCCGAATTGGTGCGCGAGCTCTGCGCCGCCGCCGGCGCGCAGGGGATGGTCGGCGGACAGTTGCTCGATCTCGAAGGCGAGGGCCGCCAGGTGGGTATTCCACGGCTGGAAGAGATCCACCGCCGCAAGACGGGAGCGCTGCTCACGGCGGCCCTGCGTGTGGGCGGCCTGGCCGGCCGTGGGCAGAGCGGCCAGATTAGGGCGCTGACCGCCTATGGCCGCGCCGTCGGCCTGGCGTTCCAGGTCACGGACGACATCCTGGACGTCACCGGCCGCTCGGCGGTGCTGGGGAAAACCGCTGGCCGGGACGAGGAGCTGGCCAAGTCCACGTTCCCCGCACAACTGGGGGTGGGGGAGGCGCGGCGCCGGGCGCGGGCGGAAGCAGAAGCCGGTATCGCTGCCCTGCGCCGGGCTGGCATTGCGACCCCCGAGCTCGAGGCGCTGGCCCGCTACGCCGTGGAACGAGACCGCTGA
- the xseB gene encoding exodeoxyribonuclease VII small subunit, giving the protein MAEQKPAPGLDARLERLEQIVAALDREELELDQALALFEEGIAQLRAAEEILRHTELRVRRMLEDPGGEIVLEPMSREPE; this is encoded by the coding sequence ATGGCTGAGCAGAAACCCGCGCCGGGGCTGGACGCACGGCTCGAACGGCTGGAGCAGATCGTCGCTGCGCTGGACCGCGAGGAACTCGAGCTCGATCAGGCGCTCGCCCTCTTCGAGGAGGGCATTGCGCAGTTGCGCGCAGCCGAAGAAATCCTCCGCCATACCGAGCTCCGTGTGCGGCGCATGCTGGAGGATCCCGGCGGCGAGATCGTTCTGGAGCCCATGTCACGGGAACCGGAGTGA
- the rny gene encoding ribonuclease Y, which yields MTTWLPVATAAAASAVLGALLGWWGERLRLKRAKASAEQEAAKIRQAATEDADRIRMAAELAGREAASREKQEWEREEARRREELERAERRQEERLSALDRKYDVLEQKERGLEQRERELDGRGREIERQAAEYERLAADARKRLEALAGMSAAEAKRQLVQELEEQARADAANSIREIKENARREAEREAKNIISLAIQRIAADHTAESTVSVVSLPSDEMKGRIIGREGRNIRAFEQATGVDVIIDDTPEAVILSAFDPIRRETARLSLEKLVADGRIHPGRIEEVVGRSRREVEEQMIQAAEETLYELGVHGVHAEIVKVLGRLKYRTSYGQNQLLHSREVAFLAGNMAAEMGWNATLAKRMGLLHDVGKGLTHEHEGTHVELGYQLCKKYNEPDQVLNAIRAHHDEEPHRYPETFLVTAADAISGARPGARREMFETYVKRLEKLEEIAQGFAGVERCFAIQAGREIRIMVNPESVSDNGMAELTERIARRLEDELQYPGQIKVVVIRETRAVDFAR from the coding sequence ATGACCACATGGTTGCCAGTGGCTACAGCCGCTGCGGCGTCTGCCGTGCTGGGCGCTTTGCTCGGCTGGTGGGGCGAGCGGCTGCGTTTAAAGCGGGCCAAGGCGAGCGCGGAGCAGGAGGCGGCGAAGATCCGGCAGGCGGCCACAGAAGACGCCGACCGCATCCGGATGGCCGCGGAGCTGGCCGGGCGAGAGGCGGCGTCCCGCGAGAAGCAGGAGTGGGAGCGGGAAGAGGCGCGGCGGCGGGAGGAGCTGGAGCGGGCGGAGCGCCGGCAGGAGGAGCGGCTCAGCGCTCTGGACCGGAAGTACGATGTGCTGGAGCAGAAGGAGCGCGGGCTCGAGCAACGGGAACGTGAGCTGGACGGGCGCGGCCGCGAAATCGAGCGACAGGCAGCCGAGTACGAGCGCCTGGCGGCGGATGCGCGCAAGCGTCTCGAAGCGCTGGCCGGCATGAGCGCGGCGGAGGCGAAGCGGCAGCTCGTTCAGGAGCTGGAGGAGCAGGCGCGGGCCGACGCGGCCAACTCGATCCGCGAGATCAAGGAGAACGCCAGGCGCGAGGCGGAGCGGGAGGCCAAGAATATCATTTCTCTGGCCATCCAGCGCATTGCCGCGGACCATACCGCCGAGAGCACGGTTTCGGTGGTGAGCCTGCCCTCGGACGAGATGAAGGGCCGGATCATTGGCCGCGAGGGCCGGAACATACGCGCCTTCGAGCAGGCTACCGGCGTCGACGTCATCATCGATGACACACCGGAGGCCGTGATCCTCTCCGCCTTCGATCCGATCCGGCGCGAGACCGCACGGCTCAGCCTCGAGAAGCTGGTCGCCGATGGGCGCATCCACCCTGGTCGCATCGAGGAAGTGGTCGGCCGCAGCCGCAGAGAAGTGGAAGAGCAGATGATCCAGGCCGCCGAGGAGACCCTGTACGAGCTCGGCGTCCACGGCGTCCACGCCGAAATCGTGAAGGTGCTCGGCAGGCTGAAATACCGGACCTCCTACGGGCAGAACCAGTTGTTGCACTCCCGCGAGGTCGCTTTCCTGGCCGGCAACATGGCCGCAGAGATGGGATGGAACGCCACCCTCGCCAAGCGTATGGGGCTGCTGCACGACGTGGGCAAGGGACTGACCCACGAGCACGAAGGCACGCACGTCGAGCTGGGCTACCAACTCTGCAAGAAGTACAACGAGCCGGATCAAGTCCTGAATGCGATCCGCGCCCATCACGATGAGGAGCCGCACCGCTACCCCGAGACCTTCCTGGTCACGGCCGCCGATGCCATCAGCGGCGCGCGGCCCGGCGCGCGGCGCGAGATGTTCGAGACCTACGTCAAACGGCTCGAGAAGCTGGAGGAGATCGCCCAGGGCTTTGCCGGCGTCGAACGCTGCTTCGCCATCCAGGCGGGGCGCGAGATCCGGATCATGGTCAACCCTGAAAGCGTCAGCGACAACGGCATGGCCGAACTGACCGAGCGCATTGCCCGCCGGCTCGAGGACGAGCTGCAGTACCCGGGTCAGATCAAGGTAGTGGTGATCCGCGAGACCCGCGCGGTAGACTTTGCTCGATAA
- a CDS encoding 1-deoxy-D-xylulose-5-phosphate synthase, whose amino-acid sequence MPLLDRIHSPAELRRLSRAELPALAQEVRERLIDVVSKVGGHFAPGLGVVELTIALHYVFDTPADRLVWDVGHQAYPHKILTGRNELLPTLRQRDGISGFLRREESPYDVFGAGHAATSISAALGIATARDLKRADYDVLAVIGDGALTCGLAYEALNNAGHSDRDLIVVLNDNEMSISPNVGAIHKYLTRMVTNPLYNRLRDEIKNLLHRTPASIAEAMESLAGKLEESVLNLFLPGMLFEELGFRYVGPVDGHDLDALVDTFGKVKQMKGPRLVHVLTRKGKGYPLAEENPVLWHGATPFDKISGEMARSRGGLPAYTSVFGRGLVELGARYPELTVITAAMPGGTGTGAFGEAYPERFFDVGIAEAHGVTFAAGLATEGLRPVAAIYSTFLQRAYDSIIHDVAIQNLPVIFAMDRAGLVGNDGPTHMGLYDIAYLLAVPNFVVTAPKDGAELLALLRLALEDVQGPFATRYPRDNVPAPVPPLDEIPPLEFGTWEVLRRGHGLAILAVGTMVLPALDAARTLEGAGVDATVVNCRFLKPFDERALAWVTSRHAAILTVEEGTVVNGFGGALARRLEPARRERPELRLGVLGVPDRVIEHAARADQLHEVGLTAAGIAARALALLGASHVAPVRESA is encoded by the coding sequence TTGCCGCTGCTGGACCGGATCCATTCGCCCGCCGAGCTGCGACGGCTGTCGCGTGCCGAGCTGCCCGCGCTGGCGCAGGAGGTGCGCGAGCGACTGATCGACGTGGTCAGCAAGGTGGGCGGCCATTTCGCCCCTGGTCTGGGCGTCGTCGAGCTCACCATTGCGCTTCATTACGTGTTCGACACACCCGCGGACCGCCTGGTGTGGGACGTAGGCCACCAGGCGTACCCGCACAAGATCCTCACCGGCCGCAACGAGCTGCTGCCGACGCTGCGCCAGCGAGACGGGATCTCGGGGTTCCTGCGCCGGGAGGAATCCCCCTACGACGTCTTCGGCGCCGGCCACGCCGCCACCTCGATCTCCGCCGCGCTCGGCATTGCCACGGCGCGGGACCTGAAGCGGGCGGATTATGACGTGCTGGCCGTCATTGGCGATGGCGCGCTGACCTGCGGGCTGGCCTACGAGGCATTGAACAATGCCGGGCACAGCGACCGCGACCTGATCGTCGTGCTGAACGACAATGAGATGTCCATTTCCCCCAACGTAGGGGCGATCCACAAGTACCTGACCCGCATGGTCACCAACCCGCTGTACAACCGCCTGCGGGACGAGATCAAGAATCTTTTGCATCGCACGCCGGCCTCCATTGCCGAGGCCATGGAGTCGCTGGCGGGAAAGCTGGAGGAGAGCGTGCTCAACCTGTTCCTCCCCGGCATGCTCTTCGAGGAGTTGGGCTTCCGCTATGTCGGCCCGGTCGATGGCCACGACCTGGATGCGCTGGTCGACACCTTCGGCAAGGTGAAGCAGATGAAAGGTCCGCGCCTGGTGCACGTGCTGACGCGGAAAGGAAAGGGGTACCCGCTGGCGGAGGAGAACCCCGTGCTCTGGCACGGCGCCACGCCCTTTGACAAGATCAGCGGCGAGATGGCGCGGTCGCGCGGCGGCTTGCCCGCGTACACCAGCGTGTTCGGCCGGGGACTGGTCGAGCTGGGCGCGCGCTACCCCGAGCTGACCGTCATTACCGCTGCCATGCCGGGCGGCACGGGCACGGGCGCGTTCGGCGAGGCCTACCCGGAGCGCTTCTTCGATGTGGGCATTGCCGAGGCCCACGGCGTGACCTTCGCGGCCGGGCTGGCCACCGAGGGGCTTCGGCCGGTCGCGGCCATCTATTCGACGTTCCTGCAGCGCGCCTACGACTCGATCATCCACGACGTCGCGATCCAGAACTTGCCCGTGATCTTCGCCATGGATCGGGCGGGGCTGGTAGGAAATGATGGGCCAACCCACATGGGCCTGTACGACATTGCCTACCTGCTGGCGGTACCCAATTTCGTGGTCACCGCGCCCAAGGATGGCGCCGAGCTGCTGGCGCTGCTGCGGCTCGCGCTGGAGGACGTGCAGGGGCCCTTCGCGACGCGCTACCCCCGCGACAACGTGCCCGCCCCGGTCCCGCCGCTGGACGAGATCCCGCCCCTCGAGTTCGGCACCTGGGAGGTGCTCCGCCGCGGGCACGGCCTTGCCATCCTGGCCGTAGGCACGATGGTGCTGCCGGCGCTGGACGCCGCCCGCACACTCGAGGGCGCCGGAGTCGATGCTACCGTTGTGAATTGCAGGTTCCTGAAGCCTTTTGATGAGCGGGCACTGGCTTGGGTCACCTCCCGGCACGCCGCCATCCTCACGGTCGAGGAGGGTACCGTGGTGAACGGCTTCGGCGGGGCGCTGGCACGGCGCCTCGAGCCGGCGCGGCGGGAACGGCCGGAGCTGCGCCTGGGAGTCCTGGGAGTGCCGGACCGGGTCATCGAGCACGCCGCGCGCGCCGACCAATTGCACGAGGTCGGCCTGACGGCGGCAGGTATCGCTGCTCGGGCCCTGGCGCTGCTCGGCGCGTCGCATGTCGCGCCGGTGCGCGAGAGCGCCTGA
- a CDS encoding cell division protein ZapA encodes MSSGDARSVVTVEIAGEEYKLRSDAPPEYTRECAAYLDQTLAEIHRQVTLIEAQKAAILAALSLTDQLFQARAQADALRREVARLAGRLAEEVEAALDLAPPP; translated from the coding sequence GTGAGCTCCGGCGATGCCAGGAGCGTTGTCACCGTCGAGATCGCGGGTGAGGAGTACAAGCTTCGATCTGATGCGCCACCCGAGTACACCCGCGAGTGCGCTGCCTACCTCGACCAGACGCTGGCCGAGATCCATCGCCAGGTCACCCTGATCGAAGCCCAGAAAGCCGCCATCCTTGCCGCCCTTTCACTCACCGATCAGCTCTTCCAGGCGCGGGCCCAGGCGGACGCGCTGCGCCGAGAGGTCGCCCGCCTGGCCGGCCGATTGGCTGAGGAGGTCGAGGCCGCACTGGACCTTGCGCCCCCTCCGTAA
- the folD gene encoding bifunctional methylenetetrahydrofolate dehydrogenase/methenyltetrahydrofolate cyclohydrolase FolD: protein MAKILSGTELSARMRAEVAAEAAAFQAERGLTPGLAVVLVGSDAASQVYVRMKGKAAGQAGFHSRQITLSRETPEDELLGVIDGLNADPHIHGILVQLPLPPQIRADQVTRRIEPDKDVDGFHPVNVGRLASGDPEVLAPCTPAGIIELLLRSGYDPAGRHVVIVGRSNIVGRPLALLLLRQARGGNATVTVAHSRTRDLPSITREADILVAAVGRASLITRDMVKPGAVVVDVGVNRLDDPASERGYRLVGDVAFDEVAEIAEAITPVPGGIGPMTITMLLRNTLEAARRAAAAAPPELRTSRKDGGRAAGSAAAGHAARAGRATGGGAP from the coding sequence GTGGCGAAGATCCTGAGCGGCACCGAGCTGAGCGCCCGCATGCGGGCCGAGGTGGCAGCCGAGGCCGCGGCCTTCCAGGCCGAACGCGGCCTCACGCCCGGACTCGCCGTGGTCCTGGTGGGCAGCGATGCGGCCAGCCAGGTCTACGTGCGCATGAAGGGCAAAGCCGCGGGCCAGGCAGGCTTCCACTCGCGGCAGATCACGCTGTCCAGGGAGACGCCGGAAGACGAGCTGCTGGGCGTCATCGACGGCCTGAATGCTGACCCCCACATCCACGGCATCCTGGTGCAGCTCCCGCTGCCGCCCCAGATCCGGGCCGATCAGGTGACCCGCCGCATCGAGCCGGACAAAGACGTGGATGGCTTCCACCCCGTGAACGTTGGCCGGCTAGCGAGCGGCGATCCCGAGGTCCTCGCGCCCTGTACCCCCGCCGGCATCATCGAGCTGCTGCTCCGCTCCGGCTACGATCCGGCTGGCCGCCACGTGGTGATTGTGGGGCGCTCGAACATCGTGGGCCGCCCGCTGGCGCTGCTGCTGCTGCGGCAGGCGCGGGGCGGCAATGCCACCGTCACGGTCGCGCACAGCCGCACCCGGGACCTTCCCTCGATCACGCGGGAGGCCGATATCCTGGTCGCGGCCGTCGGCCGGGCCAGCCTCATCACTCGCGATATGGTCAAGCCGGGCGCGGTGGTCGTGGATGTTGGCGTCAACCGGTTGGACGATCCCGCAAGCGAGCGCGGGTACCGGCTTGTCGGCGATGTCGCCTTCGACGAGGTCGCCGAAATCGCCGAGGCCATCACGCCCGTGCCCGGCGGGATCGGCCCCATGACCATCACCATGCTGCTCCGCAACACGCTCGAGGCGGCGCGCCGCGCGGCGGCCGCTGCGCCGCCGGAGCTGCGCACCAGCCGCAAGGACGGGGGGCGCGCTGCAGGCTCAGCCGCGGCCGGCCACGCGGCGCGCGCGGGGCGCGCAACGGGCGGCGGCGCCCCATGA
- the recN gene encoding DNA repair protein RecN produces MLIELRIENYAVIERLAVRLEPGLNVLTGETGAGKSIIVGALSLLLGERASSEVVRAAAARAVVEGVFDVARQPTVLRLLAEHGLEAEEGLLFLRREVAAEGRNRAWVNGSAATAAFVGELGRQLVDLHGQHEHQTLLRPDEQRSILDAYAGSAELAAEVRAAHAALQRVRRQMEELERRRRETEQRADFLRYQVEEIESAAVREGEEEKLGEESRLLEHAEDLARFSGRLHQELYAEEDALTARLGELRRVLEQLLRIDPGQVEARELLETAYYNLEELGRRMGDYRARVEHDPGRLDEIHRRQDLLFRLKSKYGPTLADVIETGRRGREELDALDKVVFERRALEREDAAASARLHSQAAELSRRRAEAAQRLAAEIMAILPELGLPGGRFEVQRSPFADIGAEGAETIEFLVALNPGFEPRPLTRVASGGELSRIMLALKTILARLDRIPALVFDEIDAGIGGVVALQIGEKLRRVAGHHQVFVITHLPQIACRAEHHLRVEKVEREGTTLTRLTELEGEERVRELARMLGGDPHSTASLQHARELLGAAAGG; encoded by the coding sequence ATGCTCATCGAACTGCGCATCGAGAATTACGCCGTCATCGAGCGGCTCGCTGTCCGCCTCGAGCCAGGGCTGAACGTGCTTACGGGCGAGACCGGGGCGGGGAAATCCATCATCGTGGGCGCCCTCTCGCTGCTGCTGGGTGAGCGCGCATCCTCCGAGGTGGTGCGCGCCGCTGCGGCAAGGGCGGTGGTCGAGGGGGTGTTCGACGTGGCCCGGCAGCCCACCGTGCTGCGGCTCCTTGCGGAGCATGGCCTCGAGGCGGAGGAGGGCCTGCTCTTCCTCCGTCGCGAAGTCGCGGCGGAAGGGCGGAATCGCGCCTGGGTGAACGGCTCCGCCGCTACCGCCGCGTTCGTCGGCGAGCTGGGCCGGCAGCTCGTGGACCTGCACGGGCAGCACGAACATCAGACATTGCTGAGGCCGGACGAGCAGCGCTCGATCCTGGATGCTTACGCCGGAAGCGCCGAGCTGGCGGCAGAAGTACGCGCGGCACATGCCGCGCTGCAGCGCGTGCGGCGCCAGATGGAGGAGCTGGAGCGGCGGCGCCGGGAAACCGAGCAGCGGGCGGATTTCCTGCGCTATCAGGTCGAGGAGATCGAATCGGCGGCGGTGCGCGAGGGTGAGGAGGAGAAGCTCGGGGAGGAGTCCCGCCTGCTCGAGCATGCCGAGGACCTGGCCCGCTTTTCCGGCCGGCTGCACCAGGAGCTGTACGCGGAAGAGGACGCCCTGACGGCGCGCCTGGGCGAGCTGCGCCGGGTGCTCGAACAGCTTCTCCGCATCGATCCCGGGCAGGTGGAGGCGCGCGAGCTGCTCGAAACCGCGTACTACAACCTCGAGGAGCTGGGCCGGCGCATGGGCGACTATCGAGCGCGGGTCGAGCACGACCCGGGGCGACTGGACGAGATCCACCGCCGCCAGGATCTGCTCTTTCGGCTCAAGTCCAAGTACGGGCCAACGCTGGCCGATGTCATCGAGACGGGGCGGCGGGGCAGGGAGGAGCTGGACGCACTCGACAAAGTCGTCTTCGAGCGTCGCGCTCTGGAACGGGAGGATGCTGCGGCGAGTGCCCGCCTGCACTCCCAGGCCGCTGAGCTGAGCCGTCGCCGCGCGGAAGCCGCCCAGCGCCTGGCGGCCGAGATCATGGCCATACTCCCCGAGCTCGGCTTGCCCGGCGGGCGCTTCGAGGTGCAACGCTCCCCATTCGCGGACATCGGCGCGGAGGGCGCCGAAACCATCGAGTTCCTGGTCGCGCTGAACCCCGGGTTCGAGCCCCGCCCGCTGACGCGCGTGGCCTCCGGCGGCGAACTGTCCCGCATCATGCTCGCCCTGAAGACGATCCTGGCGCGCCTGGACCGCATCCCGGCACTAGTATTCGACGAGATCGACGCCGGGATCGGCGGCGTGGTCGCGCTCCAGATTGGGGAAAAGCTCCGGCGCGTCGCCGGGCACCACCAGGTGTTCGTCATCACGCACCTGCCGCAGATCGCCTGCCGCGCGGAGCATCACCTGCGCGTCGAGAAGGTGGAGCGGGAAGGAACCACGTTGACCCGCCTCACCGAGCTCGAGGGTGAGGAGCGGGTCCGGGAGCTCGCCCGCATGCTGGGCGGCGACCCGCACAGCACCGCCAGTCTGCAGCACGCCCGCGAGCTCCTGGGTGCAGCCGCGGGCGGCTAG
- the xseA gene encoding exodeoxyribonuclease VII large subunit, whose protein sequence is MKRDLFAAPDAPAAAAAPQTRRLPPGAAVESASGVRAYTVSAVNAMARNLVESAIPPLWVAGEVTGWKRHPSGHCYFALRDARAQLRCVMFRTEAQRLPADPGEGMTVRALGVLSLYEKRGDFQLVVHALEGARAGGLWRVAFERLLAKLEGEGLLAAERKRPIPRCPAAVGVVTSPVGAALQDVLQVIQRRAPWTQVVFCPARVQGDGAAQDLARAIRLFAHKTGLADVLIIGRGGGAAEDLWAFNEEVVARAIAESPIPVISAVGHEVDVTIADLVADLRAPAPSAAAARAVPDGEGLRRELEQLRERLRVRTTRRFGERERRLESLAHRLRAAARGRVVARRERLLRLAGQLEALSPLAALRRGYAVPLGKGGQVLRRSRDFVQGQHFRLQVVDGAVGCSVEEIAGAAQERERHG, encoded by the coding sequence ATGAAGCGCGATCTCTTTGCCGCTCCCGATGCGCCCGCCGCCGCGGCAGCCCCGCAGACGCGTCGATTGCCGCCAGGCGCTGCAGTCGAATCCGCGTCTGGCGTCCGCGCCTACACCGTATCCGCCGTCAACGCCATGGCGCGGAACCTGGTCGAGTCCGCCATCCCGCCGCTCTGGGTGGCGGGCGAGGTCACCGGCTGGAAGCGGCACCCCTCTGGCCACTGCTACTTCGCCTTGCGCGACGCACGCGCCCAACTCCGCTGTGTCATGTTCCGTACAGAGGCCCAGCGCCTGCCGGCCGACCCTGGGGAGGGAATGACGGTTCGCGCGCTGGGCGTCCTCTCGCTGTACGAGAAGCGCGGCGATTTTCAGCTCGTGGTCCACGCGCTCGAGGGCGCCAGGGCGGGCGGATTATGGCGTGTCGCCTTCGAACGGCTGCTCGCCAAACTGGAGGGCGAAGGCCTGCTTGCCGCCGAGCGCAAGCGGCCTATCCCCCGTTGTCCGGCTGCGGTGGGGGTGGTGACCTCGCCTGTCGGCGCGGCCCTGCAGGATGTCCTACAGGTGATCCAGCGGCGCGCGCCCTGGACGCAGGTGGTCTTCTGCCCGGCCCGCGTCCAGGGTGACGGCGCGGCGCAGGACCTCGCCCGGGCGATCCGCCTCTTCGCACATAAAACTGGCCTGGCCGACGTGTTGATCATCGGCCGGGGCGGCGGTGCCGCCGAGGACCTGTGGGCGTTCAACGAGGAAGTCGTCGCGCGGGCGATTGCAGAATCGCCTATTCCGGTCATCAGTGCGGTGGGGCACGAGGTGGACGTCACGATCGCGGACCTGGTCGCAGACCTGCGCGCGCCTGCACCCTCGGCGGCCGCGGCGCGCGCCGTGCCCGATGGCGAGGGGTTGCGCCGCGAGCTCGAGCAACTGCGCGAGCGCCTGAGGGTGCGCACGACGCGCCGGTTTGGCGAGCGCGAGCGGCGGCTCGAGAGCCTCGCCCACCGCTTGCGCGCGGCCGCGCGCGGCCGGGTCGTCGCGCGGCGCGAGCGACTGCTGCGTCTGGCCGGGCAGCTCGAGGCGCTTTCGCCGCTCGCGGCGCTGCGCCGCGGCTACGCCGTGCCGCTGGGCAAGGGTGGGCAGGTGCTGCGGCGCTCGCGCGATTTTGTTCAGGGCCAGCATTTCCGTCTTCAGGTGGTCGATGGCGCCGTAGGCTGCAGCGTCGAGGAAATCGCTGGCGCCGCGCAGGAGCGGGAGCGCCATGGCTGA